In a genomic window of Quercus lobata isolate SW786 chromosome 4, ValleyOak3.0 Primary Assembly, whole genome shotgun sequence:
- the LOC115987601 gene encoding cuticle collagen 1-like has translation MFALFFMLFTTIIAPLIPTLSSQPPPPQPSLTPPPPPTAPAFEFTPIQHFPPCPPFIPSSRNDNIWPARSQPQSVSVWFVLGWILALIIGISLIAWAIYICRLKVIGPPGPPGKQGPKGDPGPKGDPGPKGPPGPPGPKGDPGPPGPPGPKGDCCYCCKGYKGCECRISCQEMTICDHRGWP, from the exons ATGTTTGCCCTGTTCTTCATGTTGTTTACCACCATCATTGCACCACTAATTCCAACCCTCTcttcacaaccaccaccaccacaaccctCCCTTACTCCGCCTCCACCACCGACAGCGCCAGCATTTGAGTTTACTCCAATCCAACATTTTCCCCCATGTCCCCCTTTCATTCCATCATCACGAAATGACAACATATGGCCTGCACGAAGTCAACCACAATCAGTATCCGTGTGGTTCGTGCTGGGGTGGATCTTGGCTCTAATAATAGGAATTAGCTTAATCGCATGGGCGATTTACATTTGCCGCCTAAAAGTAATAGGGCCGCCAGGGCCTCCAGGGAAGCAAGGGCCGAAAGGTGATCCAGGGCCGAAAGGGGATCCAGGGCCGAAAGGGCCGCCTGGGCCGCCAGGGCCGAAAGGGGATCCAGGGCCGCCTGGGCCGCCAGGGCCGAAAGGGGACTGTTGTTATTGCTGCAAGGGCTACAAGGGCTGCGAGTGCCGCATTAGCTGCCAGGAAATgacaata TGTGACCATAGGGGTTGGCCTTAG